From the genome of Leptolyngbya iicbica LK, one region includes:
- a CDS encoding ElyC/SanA/YdcF family protein — translation MVLELLTRILVWAAMGLFIWYVLLKFIPRNFLTWFGGAIILTLFVLSFIDPNDETIGSIWQIISLPLTPLGATLGLLILALAEKKIKGRYVSVAFAILLVASVPLFARTIVNQAEQAVQEAYRVQQGICEDVCPTGIPTTIPLGQVVVEVVIAENMDLIAPLESFPSRIDSEVDLDPILVTRLASAARLEQRLRSQGSSPLVYVTAGPLYGSAEEKGAKENTLRQILISQGVPSTSISVGDAGMNIHGAMRDVKGLLEERGILPNPDLPQRETQRVALVAPALSMRRAALTFEKEGLQVIAWPTNLYGSSRPTGDTLAKLSDLVPSVEALRLTSRYWNEVLTSFYYFLRGWLPGFNVRWNEVVELVPDETP, via the coding sequence ATGGTTTTAGAACTGCTTACTCGCATCTTGGTATGGGCGGCCATGGGGCTGTTCATCTGGTATGTGCTGCTGAAATTTATCCCCCGTAACTTTTTGACCTGGTTTGGGGGAGCCATCATTTTGACGTTGTTTGTGTTGTCATTCATTGACCCCAACGACGAAACGATTGGTTCGATTTGGCAAATTATTTCGTTACCGCTGACGCCGCTTGGTGCGACTCTAGGGCTACTGATTTTGGCCCTGGCCGAAAAAAAAATTAAAGGTCGCTATGTGAGCGTTGCCTTTGCCATCTTACTGGTGGCGAGTGTGCCACTCTTTGCGCGCACCATTGTGAATCAGGCAGAGCAAGCGGTGCAAGAAGCCTATCGTGTCCAGCAGGGTATTTGCGAAGATGTCTGCCCGACGGGTATTCCCACAACGATTCCCCTCGGTCAAGTGGTGGTTGAGGTTGTCATCGCCGAAAATATGGACTTGATCGCCCCGCTGGAGTCTTTCCCAAGTCGCATTGATAGCGAGGTTGATCTCGATCCTATCTTGGTGACTCGCCTCGCTAGTGCCGCTCGATTAGAGCAGCGGTTACGGTCCCAGGGCAGCTCGCCTCTCGTGTATGTGACCGCTGGTCCGTTGTACGGCTCTGCCGAAGAAAAAGGTGCCAAAGAAAACACATTACGCCAAATCCTCATTAGCCAAGGAGTGCCGTCGACGAGCATCTCAGTCGGTGATGCGGGTATGAATATTCATGGGGCCATGCGCGATGTGAAAGGCCTGTTGGAAGAACGAGGAATTCTACCGAATCCAGATTTGCCACAGCGCGAGACGCAACGGGTGGCTTTGGTCGCGCCCGCGTTATCGATGCGCCGCGCCGCGCTCACGTTTGAGAAAGAGGGGCTACAAGTGATTGCTTGGCCTACCAATCTGTACGGCAGCAGCCGACCCACCGGCGATACCCTCGCAAAATTGTCAGACTTAGTCCCCAGCGTTGAAGCACTGCGACTGACCAGTCGTTATTGGAACGAGGTGTTGACCTCGTTTTACTACTTTTTACGGGGTTGGTTACCCGGCTTCAACGTCCGGTGGAATGAGGTGGTTGAGCTGGTACCTGATGAAACTCCGTAA
- the larB gene encoding nickel pincer cofactor biosynthesis protein LarB — translation MTQPEALRQLLEAIAQGQISPQSAFEKLKYLEFEPVDEFAKVDHHRSLRTGFPEVIWGPGKTVEQIVAIMRAMRDRTPVVMATRIEPDVAQHIRAALPAALYFEAAKICALVPMNLQPQHPGIMGILTAGTADLPVAEEAAITAELSGFNVLRLWDVGVAGIHRLLRHRDVVAQADVLIVVAGMEGALPSVVAGFSDVPIVAVPTSVGYGANFGGVSALLTMLNSCATGIGVVNIDNGFGAAMLAGQILRTAQRLQAKSDRP, via the coding sequence GTGACACAGCCAGAGGCGTTGCGGCAGTTATTAGAGGCGATCGCCCAGGGACAGATCAGTCCCCAGTCAGCGTTTGAAAAGCTGAAATATCTAGAGTTTGAACCCGTTGATGAATTTGCCAAGGTCGATCATCATCGATCGCTACGCACGGGATTTCCCGAGGTGATTTGGGGACCAGGCAAGACGGTGGAGCAAATTGTGGCGATTATGCGGGCGATGCGAGATCGCACCCCTGTGGTCATGGCCACCCGCATCGAACCTGACGTCGCACAACACATTCGGGCAGCGCTGCCAGCAGCCCTGTATTTCGAGGCAGCCAAAATTTGTGCGCTGGTGCCGATGAACTTGCAACCCCAGCATCCCGGCATCATGGGCATTCTCACAGCGGGCACCGCCGATTTGCCCGTGGCAGAAGAAGCAGCAATTACCGCCGAACTGTCGGGGTTTAACGTACTGCGACTGTGGGATGTCGGCGTGGCGGGTATTCATCGCTTGTTGCGCCATCGCGATGTGGTAGCCCAAGCGGACGTGTTAATTGTGGTCGCAGGCATGGAAGGGGCGCTGCCCAGCGTCGTGGCAGGCTTCTCGGATGTGCCCATTGTGGCGGTGCCCACCAGCGTCGGCTACGGGGCCAACTTTGGCGGCGTGTCGGCTTTGCTCACGATGCTCAACTCCTGCGCCACGGGCATCGGCGTGGTGAATATCGATAACGGCTTTGGGGCGGCGATGTTGGCCGGACAAATCTTGCGCACGGCCCAGCGGCTTCAGGCTAAGAGCGATCGCCCGTAG
- a CDS encoding GNAT family N-acetyltransferase: MTFKIREIQPSDDPAIAAIIRQVLTEFGANRPGFAWADPELDHLSQAYQGDLAQYYVVVHDDRVIGGAGIAPFPCEYEQVCELQKMYLLSEFRGRGIGRHLMQRSLEAAVAMQYRGCYLETFDAMHGAIALYQKSGFEPLKTPLGDSGHNSCNRFFVRWFNS, from the coding sequence ATGACGTTTAAGATTCGCGAGATTCAGCCGTCGGATGATCCCGCTATTGCTGCCATCATTCGCCAGGTCTTGACCGAATTTGGTGCTAATCGTCCCGGTTTTGCCTGGGCAGATCCCGAACTTGATCATTTATCCCAGGCTTATCAAGGCGATCTCGCCCAATACTATGTCGTTGTCCATGACGATCGCGTCATTGGCGGCGCGGGGATTGCCCCGTTTCCCTGTGAATATGAGCAAGTATGCGAGCTGCAAAAAATGTATCTGTTGTCAGAATTTCGCGGTCGAGGCATCGGCCGACACCTGATGCAGCGATCTCTCGAGGCTGCCGTCGCGATGCAATATCGTGGCTGCTACTTAGAAACCTTTGATGCGATGCACGGGGCGATCGCCCTGTACCAAAAATCAGGCTTTGAACCTCTCAAAACGCCTTTGGGCGACTCCGGCCACAACAGTTGTAATCGGTTCTTTGTGCGGTGGTTCAACTCGTAA
- a CDS encoding AAA family ATPase — protein sequence MADVSLPPLIEQMLQPEFYAHQVETPIRLMQTHVSYVLLTGDFAYKVKKSVDFGFLNYSTLAKRQHFCAEELRLNQRAASPLYLEVVPIAQQGDRYILGDAEGGEVVEYAVKMRQFPQATLLSHLFEQGGLSQELLRKLAEAIADFHLKAETNDYIREFGTVENVRQSIDENYEQTVGFIGGPQTQQQFDDTKAYTDKFFATQAALLQQRMDQNKIRACHGDLHLNNICYWQDELLLFDCIEFNEPFRFVDVMFDIAYIIMDLTVAGRQDLAASFLSHYVECTGDWEGLQVLPLYVSRQSYVRAKVTSFLLGDPSIDEATKQAASDKAAKYYTLAWSYVQPQAGQLLVMSGLSGAGKSTVAKELSRQLGGIYLRSDAVRKHLAGVPLQERGDDSLYTPAMSQQTYARLTELGGLLASLGNTVILDAKFDRVATRQLAIAQAHAHNVPVTVVHCDAPLAVLEQRVRDRQGDIADATVAVLANQQFEPFTAAEQPYVKRVDTTQPLPAQLATIVEA from the coding sequence ATGGCTGACGTATCGCTGCCCCCACTCATTGAGCAAATGCTCCAACCAGAGTTTTATGCCCACCAGGTTGAGACTCCCATTCGGCTGATGCAGACTCACGTCTCTTACGTGCTGCTGACTGGAGACTTTGCCTACAAGGTGAAAAAGTCGGTGGATTTTGGCTTTCTCAACTATTCCACCTTGGCTAAGCGGCAACATTTTTGTGCTGAAGAACTGCGGCTGAATCAGCGTGCGGCATCACCTTTGTATCTGGAAGTGGTGCCGATCGCGCAACAGGGCGATCGCTATATTTTGGGGGATGCTGAGGGCGGCGAAGTGGTGGAATATGCCGTCAAGATGCGGCAGTTTCCGCAAGCAACTTTGCTGAGTCACTTGTTTGAACAGGGTGGCCTGTCTCAGGAATTGTTACGAAAACTGGCGGAGGCGATCGCGGACTTTCACCTCAAAGCCGAGACCAATGACTACATTCGCGAATTTGGCACCGTCGAAAACGTGCGCCAGTCCATCGACGAAAATTACGAGCAGACGGTCGGTTTCATTGGTGGGCCACAAACTCAACAGCAGTTCGACGACACCAAAGCCTACACTGACAAGTTTTTTGCCACTCAAGCAGCGCTTTTGCAGCAGCGGATGGATCAGAACAAGATTCGCGCCTGCCACGGCGACTTGCACCTCAACAACATTTGCTATTGGCAAGACGAACTGCTGCTGTTTGACTGCATCGAGTTCAACGAACCCTTCCGTTTTGTGGATGTCATGTTTGACATCGCTTATATCATCATGGATTTGACCGTGGCCGGACGGCAGGATTTGGCGGCTAGCTTTTTGAGCCACTATGTCGAATGCACGGGCGACTGGGAAGGCCTGCAAGTGTTGCCGCTATATGTCAGCCGCCAATCTTACGTGCGGGCCAAGGTCACTTCGTTCTTATTAGGGGATCCTTCGATTGACGAGGCGACCAAACAAGCGGCCTCAGATAAAGCGGCGAAGTATTACACCCTGGCCTGGTCGTACGTGCAACCCCAAGCGGGCCAATTACTGGTCATGTCGGGGTTATCCGGGGCGGGTAAGAGTACAGTTGCCAAAGAGTTGAGTCGTCAACTGGGGGGCATTTATCTCCGCTCAGATGCCGTGCGCAAGCATCTGGCCGGAGTCCCCTTGCAAGAGCGAGGCGACGACAGTCTCTATACGCCAGCCATGTCGCAGCAGACCTATGCCCGGTTGACTGAACTCGGGGGCTTGCTGGCCAGCTTGGGCAACACCGTAATTTTGGATGCGAAATTCGATCGCGTGGCCACTCGACAACTGGCGATCGCCCAAGCTCACGCTCACAACGTGCCCGTGACAGTGGTTCATTGTGACGCGCCTCTCGCGGTGTTGGAACAGCGGGTGCGCGATCGCCAGGGCGATATTGCCGATGCGACTGTCGCCGTCCTCGCCAACCAACAGTTCGAACCCTTTACGGCAGCAGAGCAGCCCTATGTAAAACGGGTTGATACAACCCAACCGCTGCCTGCTCAATTGGCGACTATAGTAGAGGCGTAA
- a CDS encoding 50S ribosomal protein L25/general stress protein Ctc — protein sequence MELSIECQKRDASVNPRALRREGQIPAVLYGHDGDASVALTVDQRSAERLVRSASINNTLINVSVPEMPWTGQALLREVQTHPWKDKLYHLSFFSIASQSSVDVVVPVHYVGTAKGVKDEGGTLDIMVSELAIRCAPGAIPESVDIDVSDLAVGENLHISNLKLPAGVEAIADTDKTLVNVAAPRTVASEQETSTTVSLLGTEPAAE from the coding sequence ATGGAACTGTCAATTGAATGTCAAAAACGCGATGCCAGCGTGAATCCGAGAGCGTTGCGCCGTGAGGGACAAATCCCTGCCGTCTTGTATGGTCATGATGGCGATGCGTCCGTTGCGCTCACGGTGGATCAGCGCTCGGCTGAGCGGTTGGTGCGCAGCGCGTCCATCAACAATACGCTGATTAATGTCAGTGTGCCTGAGATGCCTTGGACGGGGCAAGCTTTGCTGCGTGAAGTGCAGACTCATCCTTGGAAAGATAAGCTCTATCATCTGAGCTTCTTCTCCATTGCGAGTCAGTCCAGCGTAGATGTTGTGGTTCCGGTTCACTACGTCGGCACGGCCAAAGGGGTGAAAGACGAAGGCGGCACGTTGGACATCATGGTGTCTGAGCTAGCCATTCGCTGTGCGCCTGGTGCGATTCCTGAGTCAGTCGATATTGATGTTTCTGACCTGGCAGTGGGTGAAAATCTCCATATCAGCAACCTCAAGTTGCCTGCTGGGGTGGAGGCGATCGCTGATACCGACAAAACACTGGTGAATGTTGCGGCACCAAGAACGGTCGCCAGTGAGCAAGAAACCAGTACTACGGTTAGTCTTCTCGGTACTGAACCCGCCGCAGAATAG
- a CDS encoding adenylosuccinate synthase yields MANVVVIGAQWGDEGKGKITDLLSRSAHVVVRYQGGVNAGHTVVVQDQIFKLHLIPSGILYPDTECVIGSGTVVDPREIIKELDMLEGFGVSTQNLFISESAHVTMPYHRLLDQASEERRGSKKIGTTRRGIGPTYADKSERVGIRMIDLVDMDGLDEQIEWTIQYKNVVLEKLYGLEPLDPKAVIEEYKGYADRLRPHVVDGSLLIDQAIRDRKNILFEGAQGTLLDLDHGTYPYVTSSNPVAGGACIGSGVGPTMIDRVIGVAKAYTTRVGEGPFPTELIGGLGDKLCELGSEFGTTTGRRRRCGWFDAVIGRYAVRINGIDCLAITKLDVLDALDEIQVCTAYKIDGEIHQELPNSGRLFAKCEPIYTTLPGWKQSTADCRSLEDLPSQALDYLKFLAELMEVPIAIVSLGASRDQTIIVEDPIHGPKRALLHENGSASQVA; encoded by the coding sequence TTGGCAAACGTCGTAGTAATTGGTGCCCAGTGGGGCGACGAAGGGAAAGGGAAAATCACTGACCTCTTGAGCCGTTCGGCTCATGTGGTCGTCCGTTACCAGGGCGGCGTAAATGCAGGTCATACGGTCGTTGTTCAAGATCAGATTTTCAAGCTGCACTTAATTCCCTCCGGTATTTTGTATCCCGACACTGAGTGTGTCATTGGTAGTGGCACAGTCGTTGATCCGCGCGAAATTATTAAAGAATTGGACATGCTGGAAGGGTTCGGGGTTTCGACTCAGAACCTGTTCATTTCTGAATCGGCGCATGTGACGATGCCCTATCATCGCTTGCTCGACCAAGCCTCGGAAGAGCGGCGCGGCAGCAAGAAAATTGGCACGACTCGTCGCGGTATTGGCCCCACCTATGCGGATAAGTCCGAGCGGGTTGGTATCCGCATGATTGACCTGGTGGATATGGACGGGCTCGATGAACAAATCGAGTGGACAATTCAGTACAAAAATGTTGTCCTCGAGAAGCTTTACGGCTTGGAACCGCTGGATCCCAAAGCGGTCATTGAAGAATATAAGGGCTACGCTGATCGCTTACGTCCCCATGTCGTCGATGGTTCGCTGTTGATTGACCAGGCCATTCGCGATCGCAAAAACATCCTCTTTGAAGGAGCGCAAGGAACCCTCCTTGACCTGGATCATGGCACTTATCCTTACGTGACGTCTTCCAATCCTGTAGCGGGGGGAGCCTGCATTGGCTCTGGCGTGGGGCCAACGATGATCGATCGCGTGATCGGGGTTGCCAAAGCTTATACCACCCGCGTCGGTGAGGGGCCATTTCCTACCGAGTTGATAGGGGGGCTGGGCGATAAGCTCTGCGAACTGGGTTCAGAGTTTGGCACGACGACCGGCCGCCGCCGCCGCTGTGGCTGGTTCGACGCCGTCATCGGGCGTTACGCCGTCCGCATCAACGGCATCGATTGTCTGGCAATCACTAAATTAGACGTGTTGGATGCGCTCGATGAGATTCAGGTTTGCACCGCTTACAAAATTGATGGGGAGATTCATCAAGAATTGCCCAATAGCGGACGGTTGTTTGCAAAGTGCGAACCGATATACACTACTCTTCCGGGTTGGAAGCAATCCACCGCTGATTGTCGATCGCTCGAAGATTTGCCGTCCCAAGCGCTGGACTATCTCAAGTTTTTGGCTGAGTTAATGGAAGTGCCCATCGCGATCGTGTCGCTGGGGGCCAGTCGTGACCAGACCATCATCGTGGAAGACCCTATCCACGGCCCCAAACGAGCCCTGCTTCATGAAAATGGCAGTGCTTCGCAAGTTGCTTGA
- a CDS encoding adenosine deaminase gives MSLYAELHRHLGGSVVPRVLWRYFERNRPDVSERFEGYPDFEAFYTRPRNTLAEYLELHTLVESVQTQEALPYFVYRLIRGAYIFENLAYLELRYTPYLRTPEHLPQHERIEKMAEIIEVVGQTSQQSEYPIVTKQILCMHSKLPYEVNQAIVELAAQYSQYVCAIDLAGGDAKYGDRMDEYTTLYAHARELGVSTTGHVFETQDGCHPELLPYLMRIGHGIQIPLQRPDLLREVAARGQCLEVCPTTYLKTGTLEDLQQLKVVFDRCFEAGVDIAICTDNAGLHNVRLPFEYENLLTQDIIGFEELQACQAAAFRHAFAWPHERQPGSVIESMLRRQQLTHLMGEEIDEPAVHG, from the coding sequence ATGAGTTTGTACGCTGAGTTGCACCGCCATTTGGGCGGTTCCGTTGTACCTAGAGTGCTGTGGCGCTATTTTGAGCGCAACCGTCCAGACGTTTCTGAGCGCTTTGAGGGGTATCCCGATTTTGAAGCGTTCTACACTCGCCCTCGCAATACCCTGGCCGAGTATTTAGAGTTGCATACGCTGGTGGAAAGTGTGCAAACCCAGGAAGCTCTCCCTTATTTCGTCTATCGCTTAATTCGCGGCGCTTATATTTTTGAAAACTTGGCCTACTTGGAACTGCGCTATACCCCGTATCTCCGCACCCCCGAGCATCTGCCTCAGCATGAACGTATCGAAAAAATGGCAGAAATTATTGAGGTGGTAGGACAAACCAGTCAGCAGTCGGAATATCCGATTGTGACCAAACAGATTCTCTGTATGCACTCCAAATTGCCCTACGAAGTGAACCAGGCCATTGTGGAGCTAGCGGCTCAATATTCTCAATATGTCTGCGCGATTGACCTGGCCGGGGGCGATGCCAAGTACGGCGATCGCATGGACGAATACACCACCCTGTATGCCCACGCTCGGGAATTAGGTGTCAGCACTACCGGGCATGTCTTCGAAACCCAAGATGGCTGTCACCCCGAATTGTTGCCTTACCTGATGCGCATCGGTCATGGCATTCAAATTCCCCTTCAGCGTCCCGACTTATTGCGCGAGGTCGCGGCTCGTGGGCAGTGCTTAGAAGTGTGTCCGACCACCTATCTCAAAACGGGCACGCTAGAAGACTTGCAGCAGTTAAAAGTCGTGTTCGATCGCTGCTTTGAGGCTGGAGTTGATATCGCCATCTGCACCGATAACGCCGGATTGCACAATGTGCGGCTGCCCTTTGAGTACGAAAACTTGTTGACCCAAGACATCATCGGCTTCGAAGAATTGCAAGCCTGCCAAGCCGCTGCGTTCCGTCATGCCTTTGCTTGGCCTCACGAACGCCAGCCCGGCTCCGTCATTGAGTCAATGCTGCGGCGCCAACAACTGACCCACCTCATGGGAGAAGAAATCGATGAGCCGGCAGTGCACGGGTAA
- the aspS gene encoding aspartate--tRNA ligase, with protein sequence MRTHYCGHLRASHTGETVTLFGWVDRRRDHGGVIFVDLRDRTGIVQIVSDPERTPGSFATANDLRNEYVVRITGKVSQRQDGAMNPKLPTGEIEIYADEIELLNAVRKQLPFQVSTAEAESVREELRLRYRYLDLRRERMAQNLQTRHAVVKAIRRFLEDEEQFMEVETPILTRSTPEGARDFILPSRVNEGEWFALPQSPQLFKQILMVSGVDRYYQIARCFRDEDLRADRQPEFTQLDMEMSFLTQDEILDLNERLVCHIFKTVQGVEVPRPFPRLTYAEAMDRYGTDKPDTRYGLELVEVSDLVADSGFKVFSGAVKSGGMVKVLPIPNGNEVISNVRIKPGGDLFKVAAEAGAKGLAYIRVRESGEIDTIGAIKDNLTAEQKQEMLRRTGAQPGTLLLFGAGPDDIVNPTLDRVRQAIAKEMKLIPADRLNLLWVTDFPMFEWNADEQRLEALHHPFTAPRPSDLDDLKTALAQAYDLVLNGYEIGGGSLRIYQPEVQRQVFETIGLSAEEAQEKFGFLLEAFEYGTPPHGGIAYGLDRLVMLMAGEESIRDAIAFPKTQQARCLLTDAPSTVDAQQLKELQVASTYRPKPKPEATEN encoded by the coding sequence ATGCGTACCCATTACTGCGGCCACTTGCGGGCCTCCCACACTGGCGAAACAGTCACCCTATTTGGTTGGGTCGATCGCCGTCGTGACCATGGGGGCGTGATTTTCGTCGATTTGCGCGATCGCACCGGCATCGTCCAAATTGTCAGCGACCCAGAACGCACTCCCGGCTCCTTTGCCACCGCCAACGACCTGCGCAACGAATATGTGGTGCGCATCACCGGCAAAGTGAGCCAGCGTCAAGACGGAGCGATGAATCCAAAATTGCCCACGGGCGAAATCGAAATTTATGCGGATGAAATTGAACTGCTGAATGCCGTGCGCAAGCAGTTGCCCTTTCAAGTTTCCACGGCTGAAGCGGAATCCGTCAGGGAAGAACTGCGCCTGCGGTATCGGTATTTAGACTTGCGGCGCGAGCGCATGGCCCAAAACCTGCAAACTCGCCATGCCGTTGTGAAAGCGATTCGTCGATTCTTGGAAGACGAAGAGCAATTCATGGAAGTGGAGACGCCGATTTTGACCCGCTCCACCCCCGAGGGCGCGCGCGACTTCATCCTGCCATCGCGGGTGAATGAGGGCGAATGGTTTGCTCTGCCCCAGTCGCCACAGCTGTTTAAGCAGATTTTGATGGTTTCCGGGGTCGATCGCTATTACCAGATTGCCCGCTGTTTCCGCGACGAAGACTTGCGGGCCGATCGTCAGCCCGAGTTCACTCAACTCGACATGGAGATGAGTTTTCTCACCCAGGACGAAATTCTCGACCTGAACGAACGGCTAGTGTGTCACATTTTCAAAACCGTGCAGGGGGTGGAGGTGCCACGCCCATTCCCTCGGTTGACCTACGCCGAAGCCATGGATCGCTATGGCACCGACAAGCCCGACACCCGCTACGGACTGGAACTGGTGGAGGTATCGGATCTGGTGGCGGACTCCGGTTTCAAGGTCTTTTCCGGCGCGGTGAAATCTGGTGGCATGGTAAAAGTGCTGCCCATTCCCAATGGCAATGAGGTGATCTCGAATGTTCGCATCAAGCCCGGCGGCGATCTCTTTAAAGTTGCTGCCGAAGCAGGCGCGAAAGGCTTGGCCTATATCCGCGTGCGGGAAAGTGGAGAAATCGATACGATTGGAGCCATTAAAGACAACCTCACCGCCGAGCAAAAGCAAGAGATGCTGCGCCGGACGGGGGCGCAACCGGGGACACTGCTACTGTTTGGGGCTGGCCCCGATGACATTGTCAACCCCACACTGGATCGGGTGCGACAGGCGATCGCCAAAGAAATGAAGCTGATCCCTGCCGATCGGCTCAACCTACTGTGGGTCACCGACTTCCCCATGTTTGAGTGGAACGCAGATGAGCAGCGACTCGAAGCCTTGCACCACCCATTCACAGCGCCCCGACCTAGCGACCTGGATGATTTGAAAACGGCCCTCGCTCAAGCCTACGACCTTGTGCTCAACGGCTATGAAATCGGTGGCGGCAGCTTGCGCATCTATCAGCCAGAAGTGCAGCGACAAGTATTTGAAACCATTGGCCTGTCGGCAGAAGAGGCGCAAGAAAAATTCGGCTTTTTGCTGGAAGCGTTTGAATATGGCACTCCGCCTCACGGGGGGATCGCCTACGGCTTAGATCGTCTGGTGATGTTAATGGCGGGCGAAGAGTCCATTCGCGATGCGATCGCCTTTCCGAAAACCCAGCAGGCCCGGTGCTTGCTCACCGACGCTCCCTCTACCGTGGATGCGCAACAGCTTAAAGAATTGCAGGTCGCTTCGACCTATCGGCCCAAACCCAAGCCTGAGGCAACTGAAAACTAG
- a CDS encoding DUF6464 family protein, with amino-acid sequence MLIVLLIFGLSLVPALISTWISLRSRGQVRAEFGRAMEAAARGGLKAAIQRDRDLNYVEGIGYVIGDFSCEMNARSPYLRCAMNPCGPCHGCQFYEAPVVREVVMTPPETANACPIPPMPNTCPLPAFSSVA; translated from the coding sequence ATGCTCATAGTTTTGTTGATTTTTGGTCTTAGTTTAGTACCGGCTTTAATCTCGACGTGGATTAGTCTACGCTCGCGTGGGCAGGTGCGGGCCGAATTTGGGCGAGCCATGGAAGCAGCGGCTCGGGGTGGTTTGAAAGCTGCCATTCAGCGCGATCGCGACCTGAACTATGTTGAAGGCATTGGTTACGTCATTGGCGATTTTAGCTGCGAGATGAACGCGCGATCGCCCTACCTGCGCTGCGCGATGAACCCTTGCGGTCCTTGTCACGGCTGTCAGTTTTATGAGGCACCAGTGGTGCGCGAGGTCGTTATGACACCGCCAGAAACAGCGAATGCTTGTCCGATTCCGCCGATGCCGAATACTTGCCCCTTACCGGCTTTTTCCAGCGTGGCCTAG
- a CDS encoding circadian clock KaiB family protein, with product MHPLPPPAFKGIAVFTPGGDLVYCRDYQKRVQWHLNLCGALQEQLGLPESPHFLVPAFTATVDCWQNSATATTHIAAEAYPFVYHYQGLLNAIFDLGNLEWTRLRFDPDSLDLSVLETYRSRFPQLWESHNLVLDLSESPALAHQPEETVELPHETTGIVLKLFVSGPSAATEKILTTLQQVLEGARRQPYTLQMVDVSKHPEQAEADQVAATPTLVRVAPLPVRRLVGELDNPRAILTLLRDS from the coding sequence ATGCATCCACTTCCTCCTCCAGCATTTAAGGGCATTGCTGTCTTTACGCCGGGGGGGGATTTGGTTTACTGCCGTGATTATCAGAAACGGGTGCAGTGGCATCTGAATCTCTGTGGAGCGTTGCAAGAGCAATTGGGCTTGCCGGAGTCGCCGCATTTTTTGGTGCCGGCTTTTACTGCGACGGTTGATTGCTGGCAAAACTCAGCCACGGCAACGACTCACATTGCGGCTGAGGCCTATCCTTTTGTTTATCACTACCAGGGTCTCTTGAATGCCATTTTTGACCTGGGTAATCTGGAGTGGACGCGCTTGCGCTTTGACCCTGATAGTCTCGATTTATCGGTGTTAGAAACCTATCGATCGCGCTTTCCACAACTGTGGGAAAGCCACAATTTAGTGCTGGATCTGTCTGAATCACCAGCTCTGGCTCACCAACCTGAAGAGACGGTGGAACTTCCCCATGAAACGACCGGAATTGTCTTAAAGCTCTTTGTCTCTGGTCCTTCGGCAGCGACTGAAAAAATTCTCACAACGTTACAGCAGGTGTTAGAAGGGGCGCGTCGCCAACCCTATACTCTGCAGATGGTTGATGTGTCTAAACACCCGGAACAGGCAGAGGCCGATCAAGTGGCAGCGACACCGACGTTGGTGCGAGTGGCACCGTTACCGGTGCGACGCTTGGTGGGTGAATTAGATAATCCAAGGGCGATCTTGACCCTTTTGAGAGATTCCTAG